A genome region from Pseudanabaena sp. Chao 1811 includes the following:
- a CDS encoding C39 family peptidase, whose translation MSTTISMTITPATSAISTLKRPHAKQNIEQNLIATSGTSQVIELPDTGVQNDSWSCGPNSAARVLRYYGHDVDYAMVRSATDKKLFLPQKFRNPFTNQWIEVRTGTPPLTLQQVMQRWEGNRVKKSPQTSFNRLINLVRSGKPSIALVRVGSFKIPYIGSIPYLHWIAVTGADPVRQQIYYTDTNSQMYSLSYKDFQTRWNLGLDQDVSAAIANILKSNGVEPRTIVWVDR comes from the coding sequence ATGAGTACGACGATTTCTATGACAATTACACCTGCAACATCGGCAATCTCTACCCTTAAACGTCCTCATGCCAAGCAAAATATAGAGCAGAATCTCATTGCTACAAGTGGCACTTCTCAAGTAATTGAATTGCCCGATACAGGGGTACAAAATGATAGCTGGAGTTGTGGTCCTAACTCGGCGGCGCGGGTATTGCGCTATTACGGTCATGATGTGGACTATGCAATGGTGCGATCGGCTACGGATAAAAAGTTGTTTTTGCCGCAAAAGTTTCGGAATCCCTTTACTAATCAATGGATTGAAGTCAGAACTGGCACGCCTCCATTAACTTTGCAGCAGGTGATGCAACGCTGGGAAGGCAATCGTGTCAAGAAATCACCACAGACAAGTTTTAATCGTTTGATTAATTTAGTGCGTTCAGGCAAACCTTCGATCGCTTTAGTTAGAGTTGGCAGTTTCAAAATTCCCTATATCGGTTCAATTCCCTATTTGCATTGGATTGCTGTGACGGGAGCCGATCCAGTGCGCCAACAAATTTACTACACCGATACTAATAGCCAAATGTATTCGCTATCTTACAAAGATTTTCAGACCCGCTGGAATTTAGGTTTAGATCAAGATGTAAGTGCTGCGATCGCCAATATCCTCAAAAGCAATGGTGTGGAACCTAGAACCATTGTTTGGGTAGACCGTTAA
- a CDS encoding HEAT repeat domain-containing protein — protein MTIAMTRNDDLTILDIEASPLSPLDLPPEEEMPLPDPDEMLALLNSEIILERMQAARAFCELEDERAIPRLIELLQDECPLVRVSVAYALGRNKSDQAIAPLISQLNQDWNGYVRKGIVWALGTCRAALGLQPLISALKYDITAVRLWAASALGQLGDLEAIEPLVEALTKDAVSAVRGNCAWSLGKLIVQKRREFDTQDEIYHDAVDALIYALDDDDLSVQTDARNALRKLGDPRGLKVLDRIEMDQGYCEF, from the coding sequence ATGACGATCGCCATGACACGCAATGACGACTTAACAATTTTAGATATTGAAGCATCTCCATTGAGTCCTTTGGATTTGCCACCCGAAGAGGAAATGCCTCTTCCTGATCCTGATGAAATGTTAGCGCTCCTCAATTCCGAGATTATCCTTGAGCGGATGCAGGCGGCTAGAGCTTTTTGTGAACTAGAGGATGAGCGAGCCATCCCCCGCTTAATTGAGCTACTACAAGATGAATGTCCTTTGGTGCGAGTAAGTGTTGCCTATGCCCTTGGGCGTAACAAAAGTGATCAAGCGATCGCGCCACTAATTAGTCAACTGAACCAAGATTGGAATGGTTATGTTCGCAAAGGTATTGTCTGGGCTTTAGGAACCTGTCGGGCAGCATTGGGCTTACAACCACTGATTTCGGCGCTCAAATATGACATTACCGCAGTGCGTCTGTGGGCGGCGAGCGCATTGGGACAACTAGGTGATCTTGAAGCGATCGAGCCTTTGGTAGAAGCTTTAACTAAAGATGCGGTTTCTGCTGTCCGTGGTAACTGTGCATGGTCGCTGGGTAAGCTGATTGTCCAGAAGCGCCGTGAATTTGATACCCAAGATGAAATTTATCATGATGCTGTAGATGCGTTAATTTATGCGCTCGATGACGATGACCTCAGTGTGCAGACCGATGCAAGGAATGCATTGCGGAAACTTGGCGATCCGAGAGGCTTAAAAGTACTTGATCGGATCGAAATGGATCAAGGATATTGTGAATTCTAA
- a CDS encoding branched-chain amino acid ABC transporter permease, translating into MDFSVVLQQFLNGLSIGSVYAIFALGYTLVFSILGIINFAHGAVFTLGAYFTYILCGGAFGFNGILANLSLPKELHLPFFVAIFVSSVMAGGVSVLIERIAFRPLRDRKADPLLTLVSSLGVAVAIVNIIQYLVGAESYNFPANIYGNLPSAINFGSIDKPIAIRTVQIVIFGVSGVILAILTYAINFTKLGKAMKAVAEDATTASLLGINTDFFILLTFFVSGFLGGLAGTLVGSSVSIAGPYFGIGFGLKGLAVIVLGGLGNIPGAVVGGVVLGLAESFVPSEQSAYKDAVAFALLFIVLLVRPQGILGKTFVQKV; encoded by the coding sequence ATGGACTTTTCCGTAGTTTTGCAGCAGTTTTTAAACGGCTTATCGATTGGTAGTGTTTACGCAATTTTTGCCCTCGGCTACACCCTAGTATTCTCGATTTTAGGAATCATTAACTTTGCCCATGGCGCAGTATTTACCCTTGGCGCATATTTTACCTATATCCTCTGTGGTGGAGCATTTGGATTCAACGGCATATTAGCAAATCTATCTCTACCCAAAGAATTGCATTTACCATTTTTTGTTGCCATTTTTGTCAGCAGTGTGATGGCGGGTGGGGTCAGCGTCCTAATCGAACGCATTGCTTTCCGACCATTGCGCGATCGCAAAGCCGATCCCTTACTCACCTTAGTTTCTAGTTTGGGTGTAGCCGTTGCGATCGTGAATATCATTCAATATCTAGTCGGTGCAGAGAGCTATAATTTCCCCGCAAATATTTATGGCAACCTACCATCTGCCATCAACTTCGGCTCTATCGACAAGCCGATCGCCATTCGCACCGTTCAAATAGTCATCTTTGGCGTATCGGGTGTCATTTTAGCAATCCTCACCTACGCAATTAATTTCACAAAACTTGGCAAAGCGATGAAAGCTGTCGCCGAAGATGCCACCACTGCCAGCCTGTTAGGAATCAATACGGACTTTTTTATTCTGCTTACTTTTTTTGTGTCGGGTTTCCTTGGTGGACTCGCAGGAACACTTGTTGGCTCTAGTGTCAGTATTGCAGGCCCCTATTTTGGCATTGGCTTTGGGCTAAAAGGTTTAGCGGTGATCGTTCTTGGAGGGTTAGGCAATATCCCTGGAGCCGTTGTGGGCGGCGTAGTTTTGGGGCTTGCCGAGTCCTTTGTCCCATCCGAGCAATCAGCTTACAAAGATGCCGTTGCCTTTGCCCTACTATTCATCGTTTTACTGGTACGTCCTCAAGGAATATTAGGTAAAACCTTTGTCCAAAAAGTATAA